TTAATATTGGTGATAGGCACTATTTGATTATAAATTCTTTCCCCTTATCCGTAATGACCACCTCATCGCTTGAGTTGTCATAGGTGACCAGGCCTTCATTGACAAAGGATTCCATCATCAGGGAGAATCTTTGGTGCTGGATCAGATAGGTCTTTAGACAATAGTCGTGCAGATCTCCCAGGGACAGCGAGCCGCCCGATGTGTCCAAATGCTTCAAAACGCCTTTGCGGGCGCGTTCAAAGAATTCCTTGATTTTAGCTTCCTGGTCTTGCATGTGAGGGTTAGATTACTGCTTTTGGGAGGTTATTTCAAGGGTTTTGGGGCTTGACACAGGTAGGCTAATGTTCTATACTTCTTTTGTATCACGATGAGGGATCAACCAAAGGGTTCCGTCCCGCGGCTCATGTCCCTCTTTTTTATTGTTTTAAATACCCCAGCCTTTCTTTCAAATCCGTTACAAAAGTTATATCAGATCCAAATTTCTTCAAAAGAGCCGAATATTTATATTGGTTTGGGACCAATAACCTTTCCAATTTGCCGTTATTCTTTAGGTGTTCAATGAGGCAATGGAAATCTCCATCCCCTGTCACAACCACTGCTTTATCATAATTGTTCCATTCGATCATGGCATGAAGCACCAACTCCGCGTCAACGTTTCCCTTTACCCGACCGCCTTTAAGATCAAGCGTGGGTTTGAAGACCAGAGCATATCCTTGCTGTTGAAGCGCTGTGTATAACGCTTGTTGTGCGGGTATGTAGCCGATGAACAGGAACGCTTTGCTAACTTTGTATTTATCTTTGAGATACCTGCAAAAGCGTTTGTAATCCAGTCGCCAGCCTTGGTCTTTGATGGATAGGTTCAGGTTTTGGCTGTCAATGAAAGCGTAATTGTTGAATAACTCCCCCATGGGCTGGCTCCTGCTTGGGCTGGTACTTCTGCGTTGGGGATACGCGGATTAGTATGAATACTACCGGCCCGGGGAAAGCCGATTTACAAACATGCATCAGTTCGGGGAAAACCAATGGCTTAAGATTACTACTTCTGGGGGTTTGGGGTCAAGCGATAAATCTTTTGCCCTATTTTTCTGAGTCCTTGATGAATTGACGGAAATTCTTGAAACTGTTAAAAGGAATATCCTTCACCAATCGATTAACAAGAAGTGCTGGGATAGACCCGCCGGGGTCGCTGTGTTGCTGGAAATAAATTTCTGTTTGACCGTCTGCCAAAGGCGTAAAACGCCAGACGGAATTGATCGCCTGCACGCGGACCATCCCCTTCTTCAAAGGAAGCTCATCAGGAAGGGCTTTGATGGAATAGCTGACCGCACCGTTTGTGTCCGATGATTTGCTGCGCCTGAATATAGAGTCCCTGTGCGCTACAGGCCAGGGCAGATCAAGTACGATATAAAGGACTTTGTCCTGCGGGCCTTCGTCCTTAAGCAGTCGGGCTTGCGTGCACTGATAATACCAGACAGGCAAGCCCTTTTCGTCTTCAAACAAGGCAACGATCTTGGCTAAAGGCGCGTCCACGATCATATCCCCCTTAAATTCAAGGATAGGAGAACCGTCAACCTTACGGGTATAAACTGAAACTCCCTGATCATTGATCCTCAATTTCCAGGGGTTTTCGCCGGCATAAAGACCGCTGGAGAAAATAAAAAGAAACCCAATGATCAGGCACATCCTCCTATTTCCAATCATCAGGCGGGCCATCCTTATCGTTGATTAGCAAGCAATTCTTTATTCGTAGGATACTGCTGTAATTTATTAAACAAGAACTGGGCGGATTCCACCAGGCCTAATTGCGCCAAAGCGCGCCTTAGGGCCTCCACCTGTTTATACTCGCCGGCTTCCAATAAGATCTCTTGTTTGCGGGTGGCGCTTTTTTTAATATCAATGGCGGGAAAAATACGGTGATTGGCGATCTCCCTTGAAAGCACGATTTCCATATTTCCCGTGCCCTTGAATTCCTCAAAGATCACTTCATCCATGCGGCTGCCTGTTTCGATCAATATCGTCGCCAATATGGTGAGCGAGCCCCCGTTCTCTATCTTACGGGCAGAGCCGAAAATACTGCGCGGCTTTTGAAGCGACCGCGCGTCCATGCCGCCGGACAGGGTCCTGCCACTTGATGCTTTTTGGGCATTGTGCACCCTGGCCAATCGTGTCAGGGAATCAATGACGATCATCACGTTAGCGCCTGCCCCGGCTTCTTGATAGGCCTTGCTCATCAGGGCATCCGCGATCTCAATGTGATTTTCATAACTTTGGTCCGATGATGACCAGTGGACTTCACCGGCCGCATTCCGCTTGAATTCCGTCACTTCCTCCGGGCGCTCATCGATCAGCAAACAATACAATTTGATGTCCGGATGGCCTTTGGCAATGGACTGGCAAATATGTTTCAAGAACGTTGTCTTGCCTGAACCCGGAGGCGCTACGATCAACCCCCGCTGGCCCATCCCGATCGGACAGATCAGGTCCATGGCCCGCATGGTGAATTCTTTGCTGCCGTCTTCCAGGCGGATCCGCGGTTGAGGGTCAATGGGGATGCCGGCTAAGAATCGCTGCATTTACGTGCGTAGTCGTCCTGGATGCGGATGATGTCGTCTTCGGTCAATTGCTCGCCGCAGGCCACTTCAATGAACACGAGTTTTTCATCTCCTGTATTGCCGATGCGATGAACAGCACCAAGGGGAATATCAACCACCACTCCCGGCTTCACAGGGATCTCTTTTTGGTCAACAATGGCCAGCCCCTGCCCGGCCACAATGATCCATTTTTCGGACCTGTGCTGGTGTTTTTGCAAACTAAGCCGGGACTTGGGGTTGACCTCCACCCTTTTGACCCAAACTCCGGGTTCCTGGTGGAATTTGTGGTATTGGCCCCAAGGCCTTTTGGATATTTCGCTGGTCATGGCTTTGATTGTAAGAAAAATTTAAGGATTTGGCCAGATAAATGGTCCAAATTTTTGGCTGTGTGTTGGGTGGACACAAAAAATGCTTCCAGGTCAGCCGGCGGCCAGTAAATGCCGTTTTTAAGCAAATGATGGAATAATCTGGCGTAGGTCTTGTCCGATGACGCGGTTTTGGCATCCGCGTAATTCTTGACAGATCCCCAACGGAAACGCATGCTCATCATGCTTTTGTAATGGCTCAAGTGCGCGTCGATCTCGTTGTCCGCGAGCATTTGATTGAGGTCATCCGCAAAACGTTCGCATTTGCTGTTGAGGTCTTTATAGACGGCTGGTGTCAGGTTTTTTAATACTGCAAGACCGGTGCGCATGACCACGGGGTTTCCGGAAAACGTGCCGGCCTGATAGACCGGCCCCAAAGGCGCCAAATGGCGCATGATGTCCTTGCGGCCGCCATAAGCTCCGACCGGGAATCCCCCGCCGATGATCTTGCCCAAGCAGGTCATGTCCGGGACAATGCCGAGATCCGCCTGCACTCCCCCTGAATTCGTACGAAAACCCGTCATCACTTCATCAAAGATGAGCACAATGCCGTATTTTTTGGTCAGGGTCCGCAATGTTCTTAAGAAGGCCTTGTCCGGCACGATGACACCCATATTGCCGGCCACCGGCTCAACAATGACGCAGGCAATGTTTTTCCAATGGCGTTCGATGACGATGCTCAATCCATTAATGTCGTTGTAAGGCAAACTAAAAGTATTTTGCACGTGGCTGGCTGGTATGCCGCGGCTGGACGATGCCGGTAAACCGGCAACCCCTGAACCGGCCGTGGTCAAAAGGTCATCGCAATGGCCGTGATAACAGCCGTCAAATTTGACCACCTTGTCGCGGCCGGTGAACCCGCGCGCCAGACGAATGGCGCTCATGGCGGCTTCGGTGCCGGAATTGACAAAACGCACCATGTCAACCGACGGCACGTGTTTGGTGATGAATTGGGCGATCTCAACTTCGGGCTTGGTGGTGGTGCCGAAACTACTGCCGTAGCCAATACCGGTTTTGGTGGCCTTGAAGGCCTGTGGATGATTGTGACCTAAAATAAGAGCACCCCAGGACAGGCAGTAATCCGTATAGGCATTTTTGTCTACATCAAAAATACGTGCTCCACTGCCATGGTCGGTCACAAAAGGATTGCCGCCCACGGCTTTGAACGCACGCACAGGGCTGTTCACCCCACCGACCATGACCCGGCTTGCTTGAGCAAATATTTTAGAGGAATTTTTGAAGGACATCTTTGGCATGATAACTGATGATGATATCCGCGCCGGCGCGTTTCATGCCGGTTAGGATTTCAAGGACTAGTGCTTTTTCATCCACCCAACTGTTTTTTCCGCCGGAGGCGGATCCGCCTTTGGCGGAAGCCGCGGCTTTGACCATGCTGTATTCCCCGCTGACATTGTAGGCCACGATTGGCACGGTCAATTCCCGACGGAGCAAGGACACGATGTCCAGATAGGCCAAGGCGGGTTTGACCATGACCATGTCCGCGCCTTCCTTGATGTCCTGGCGGGCTTCCTTGAGCGCTTCGCGGCTGTTGGTCGGGTCCATTTGATAGGTTTTGCGGTCGCCGAATTCCGGGGCCGAGTGGGCCGCGTCCCGGAAAGGCCCATAAAACGCTGAAGCGTATTTGGCGGCGTAAGACAAAATGCAGGTGTCCACCAGCCCGGCTTTTTCCAATTTGTTGCGGATCGCGGCAATGCGAAAGTCCATCATATCAGACGGTGCCACAATGTCCGCGCCGGCCTGGGCATGCACCAAGGCGGACTGGGCCAGAATGGGCAGGGTTTTGTCGTTGTCTATTTTTCCATTCTGCACAATGCCGCAATGGCCATGGCTCATATAACTGCACAAACACACATCAGTGATGACCAAAAAGTCAGGGAAATGTTTTTTAATGGCTTTGACGGCCTGGGGCACAATGCCTTTGGGGTCCACGGCCGAGGCGGCTTTTAAATCTTTTTGGGAAGGAATACCGAAGAAAAGGCCTGCCTTGCCCCCTGCCTTGACATACGCGTCAAGTTCTTTGAGCAAAAGGTCCTTGGAAAAGCGGTGAATGCCGGGCATGGCATCAATGGCCTGTTTCTTGCCTTTGCCTTCAATGACAAAGAACGGCTGAACAAGATCATGGCTGGTCAAAGCCGTCTCTGCCGTCATTTTTCTTAATGTTTTGAACGCGCGCAGACGCCGGAAGCGATTATTCATAATCAGGTCAGCAAGGTTGTTGGTTCATAGCCGGCCTCTTTGAGGGCCTTGGCTGTGACCGGGCCTTTGGCCAAAATGTCCCAATGAGCCGGTATTGTACCATAATCGGCGAGGAAATTCTTCACTGTTGAAGGGCTGGTGAAGATCACCTGGTCAATGGGGACGGCCGGCAGGTCCCGTTTGGGTGGTTTTACATTTTCATAAACAGCCCATTCCATGACCTCGGCCCCGTTTTCGGTCAAAGCGTCTTTCAAGAAAGGATTGGGCAAAGATGAACGCGGAAAAAGAATGTGTTTGCCTTTGACGTCCATGACGTCCAGCAAGGCCTCTAACAGCCCTTGGGCGGTTTCCTCTTGGGCCACAATAAACGGGATGATGCCGTATTCCAAAAGGCAATCCGAGGTGTGGGACCCGATGGCGGCAAATTTTTTGCCGGCAAACGCGTCTCCTTTAATGGTTTTCATAAAACATTCAACACCAAAACGGCTGGTCACAACCACAAGATCGGCACGGGCGAGATCTTTTTCAAGTTTATTCCTCTGCTTTTCATCAAAAATGACAGGTTTGATGTCAATGACCGGCCAATGGATGATGGTGCCGAATTTGCGGTAATACGACGGGTTTGTGCCCAGATATAGGATATTTTTGCCCGGAACATCCTGATAAAAATTTACCGTTGCCCCGGCGATGATCAAAGCCGGCGGCTTCAGGCCGGACTTTTTAGCCGCGGTTTCAATGTTTGCCAATGTCCCTTTGACAATACGCTCGTCGGGACGGGTGCCTTTGCTGATGATCATGATGGGTGTTGTGTCCGGCCATTTTGCTTTTTTAAGGGATGTGACGATCATATCCAGTTTGGTCAGCCCCATTAAAAAGATAATGGTGTCCACCTTGGGGATGGGGATGGGTTTTGTATGGGTGGCGCCCTCACCTTCCTCATGGCCGCTGATGAACGCCACGGACGAGGCAATGCCGCGGGCGGTCAAGGGCACCATGAGGTCCGCCGGGATGCCGGTGGCGGAACTGATACCGGGGATAACCGAGACAGGGACATGATAAGAACGCAGATACGTTATTTCATCCGCCCCCCTGCCGAAAACCAGCGGGTCCCCGCCTTTGAGCCGCACAACATTTTTGCCGGCCATGGCTTTTTCCTTGAGCATGCGGGACAATTCTTCCTGGGAGAATGTGTGCTTGCCTTTGCGTTTTCCGGCATAAATGTGTTCAGCTTGGGGGGCGTAATTCAATAATCGCGTGTCCGCCAGATAATCATAGAAAACGCAATCCGCTTTTTTCAAGGCCTTGATGGCTTTGACCGTGATCAGGTCCGGGTCCCCGGGGCCTGCACCAGCGAGAATAACCTTGCCGTATCTGGTCCGCACGTCAATGGCCTTGAAAAGGTTGCGCAGGGCCGTGTCCTTGGCCCTTCCCACCACAGCCAATTGTCCCTGTAAAGCCATGCCTTCCCACGGGAATATGTCTTTGATCTTTTTTTCAAGGCCAAGGCGTTTCAGGGCGCAGGCGGCAACGACGATGCCGTCTACCTTACCCTGCTTGACCAACTCTATGCGTTCTTCAATGGTGCCGCGGATGTCAACGATATGAACGTCGGGACGTAACTCTTTGATCTGTTTTTGACGCAGGATACTGCTGGTGCCGACCTTTGTACCTTTCGGCAGGTCCGCGAACGCGCGCAAGCCCACCCAGGCATCACGGTCATCCAGCGTTTCAGTTAAAGCAAAAATTTCCAGTCCGGCAGGAATATGCTGCGGCAGGTCTTTGGCGCTGTGCACGGCGATGTCAATGTCGCCTTTTAAAAGCGCCTGGTCCAGGGTGTCTGTAAAAAAATCATCCCCGGGCTGGCGCGTCAAGGATGTTTTCTTGTCACGGTCACCAGCGGTTGTGTATGTGATCAATTGGTATTGTAGAGACGCAGAATTCTGCGCCTCTACGAGACGGACGATTTCCTTAACCTGGGCCAGAGCCAAACGGCTGGAGCGCGACCCGATCTTAAGAGACGATTTCATGGGGACTATTATAGGGGAAGCGGACTACTTTTTCATCAATTCTTTGATGGCGGGAAGGTGTTTGAGGGCGGCCTGTTCGCCGGCTTTGATGAGCTGGTCAACTTTGTAGAGCTCAAACCACTGGATGCCGCGCAAATCCGGATGGATGACCACGTCGGCCTGTTTGGCGCATTCTTCGGCGATGACGTATTCGCTGGCCTGCAGGGTGCGCACGATGATGTCGGGAATGTTGGGCGTGAATGGTTTGACCAGCAAATTCCCCAGACGGAAACTCAAATAGTGCCAGGGATGTTTGAGAAACGGCACCCGCGCGCGTCTTTTGAATTCCTCTTTTTTCTGGTCGTAGCCCCAGGAAACCTCCTGCGGGGACTGCAGAACATTGACCGCGATGATCTTTTTGACGCCCATGTCCACCAGCACATTGGTCGGCAAAGGGTTGAGGACGCCGCCGTCAATGATCATCCTGTCCTCTTCCATGACAGGCGGGATCACGCCCGGGATGGTGATGCTCCGGCGCACGGCCTCGATCAACTCCCCCTGGTCAATGATGATCTCCTGGCGGTGGAACAGGTCATACGCCACGACCTTTAAGGGGATCCTGGTATGA
This window of the Candidatus Omnitrophota bacterium genome carries:
- a CDS encoding NYN domain-containing protein; this encodes MGELFNNYAFIDSQNLNLSIKDQGWRLDYKRFCRYLKDKYKVSKAFLFIGYIPAQQALYTALQQQGYALVFKPTLDLKGGRVKGNVDAELVLHAMIEWNNYDKAVVVTGDGDFHCLIEHLKNNGKLERLLVPNQYKYSALLKKFGSDITFVTDLKERLGYLKQ
- a CDS encoding START domain-containing protein yields the protein MCLIIGFLFIFSSGLYAGENPWKLRINDQGVSVYTRKVDGSPILEFKGDMIVDAPLAKIVALFEDEKGLPVWYYQCTQARLLKDEGPQDKVLYIVLDLPWPVAHRDSIFRRSKSSDTNGAVSYSIKALPDELPLKKGMVRVQAINSVWRFTPLADGQTEIYFQQHSDPGGSIPALLVNRLVKDIPFNSFKNFRQFIKDSEK
- the rho gene encoding transcription termination factor Rho gives rise to the protein MQRFLAGIPIDPQPRIRLEDGSKEFTMRAMDLICPIGMGQRGLIVAPPGSGKTTFLKHICQSIAKGHPDIKLYCLLIDERPEEVTEFKRNAAGEVHWSSSDQSYENHIEIADALMSKAYQEAGAGANVMIVIDSLTRLARVHNAQKASSGRTLSGGMDARSLQKPRSIFGSARKIENGGSLTILATILIETGSRMDEVIFEEFKGTGNMEIVLSREIANHRIFPAIDIKKSATRKQEILLEAGEYKQVEALRRALAQLGLVESAQFLFNKLQQYPTNKELLANQR
- a CDS encoding phosphomannose isomerase type II C-terminal cupin domain, giving the protein MTSEISKRPWGQYHKFHQEPGVWVKRVEVNPKSRLSLQKHQHRSEKWIIVAGQGLAIVDQKEIPVKPGVVVDIPLGAVHRIGNTGDEKLVFIEVACGEQLTEDDIIRIQDDYARKCSDS
- the hemL gene encoding glutamate-1-semialdehyde 2,1-aminomutase translates to MSFKNSSKIFAQASRVMVGGVNSPVRAFKAVGGNPFVTDHGSGARIFDVDKNAYTDYCLSWGALILGHNHPQAFKATKTGIGYGSSFGTTTKPEVEIAQFITKHVPSVDMVRFVNSGTEAAMSAIRLARGFTGRDKVVKFDGCYHGHCDDLLTTAGSGVAGLPASSSRGIPASHVQNTFSLPYNDINGLSIVIERHWKNIACVIVEPVAGNMGVIVPDKAFLRTLRTLTKKYGIVLIFDEVMTGFRTNSGGVQADLGIVPDMTCLGKIIGGGFPVGAYGGRKDIMRHLAPLGPVYQAGTFSGNPVVMRTGLAVLKNLTPAVYKDLNSKCERFADDLNQMLADNEIDAHLSHYKSMMSMRFRWGSVKNYADAKTASSDKTYARLFHHLLKNGIYWPPADLEAFFVSTQHTAKNLDHLSGQILKFFLQSKP
- the hemB gene encoding porphobilinogen synthase, which produces MNNRFRRLRAFKTLRKMTAETALTSHDLVQPFFVIEGKGKKQAIDAMPGIHRFSKDLLLKELDAYVKAGGKAGLFFGIPSQKDLKAASAVDPKGIVPQAVKAIKKHFPDFLVITDVCLCSYMSHGHCGIVQNGKIDNDKTLPILAQSALVHAQAGADIVAPSDMMDFRIAAIRNKLEKAGLVDTCILSYAAKYASAFYGPFRDAAHSAPEFGDRKTYQMDPTNSREALKEARQDIKEGADMVMVKPALAYLDIVSLLRRELTVPIVAYNVSGEYSMVKAAASAKGGSASGGKNSWVDEKALVLEILTGMKRAGADIIISYHAKDVLQKFL
- the cobA gene encoding uroporphyrinogen-III C-methyltransferase; this encodes MKSSLKIGSRSSRLALAQVKEIVRLVEAQNSASLQYQLITYTTAGDRDKKTSLTRQPGDDFFTDTLDQALLKGDIDIAVHSAKDLPQHIPAGLEIFALTETLDDRDAWVGLRAFADLPKGTKVGTSSILRQKQIKELRPDVHIVDIRGTIEERIELVKQGKVDGIVVAACALKRLGLEKKIKDIFPWEGMALQGQLAVVGRAKDTALRNLFKAIDVRTRYGKVILAGAGPGDPDLITVKAIKALKKADCVFYDYLADTRLLNYAPQAEHIYAGKRKGKHTFSQEELSRMLKEKAMAGKNVVRLKGGDPLVFGRGADEITYLRSYHVPVSVIPGISSATGIPADLMVPLTARGIASSVAFISGHEEGEGATHTKPIPIPKVDTIIFLMGLTKLDMIVTSLKKAKWPDTTPIMIISKGTRPDERIVKGTLANIETAAKKSGLKPPALIIAGATVNFYQDVPGKNILYLGTNPSYYRKFGTIIHWPVIDIKPVIFDEKQRNKLEKDLARADLVVVTSRFGVECFMKTIKGDAFAGKKFAAIGSHTSDCLLEYGIIPFIVAQEETAQGLLEALLDVMDVKGKHILFPRSSLPNPFLKDALTENGAEVMEWAVYENVKPPKRDLPAVPIDQVIFTSPSTVKNFLADYGTIPAHWDILAKGPVTAKALKEAGYEPTTLLT